cgttttttaaatgcaagatcgttttgccgtaccacggtggcggggcgcttgacgggggtagaacattcaaccgtgacacggtggccgggcgcttgagaggttataatattatattaaagaataGATATTATCAAAGTAAGTctcatattttatgaaaaaacttaAGAGTTTAATCCATTATGTTCTTTACAGGTATTAAGAATCTATGATCTGTAATGACAATGTCTGaccttttaataactttttatattatattatgctttGATAGattaattatctttaattaGTGAAAAAACATgaagtttttttatatctaagaaCGCTTTGGGTGGTGATGTTAAGAAGCTACAATTTCGCTACCAATGCGTGCAAAGGTTGAGGGTTCGATCCCCACACAGACATAAACcattatttgattgtttgtaaaagtcccaataaattaagttttagttGTCATACGgtagttttaatgaaaatcacAGCATTTCTTTCTGCCTTTAAATCGGttcaaattattacataatCAAGTAAAACCGTAAAAATTCATCACAACTTATCTATTAACTAATACACACACTCCGTTTGTTCATAACTTCGTAGCGCGTTAACGGCGCACTTATTCGATTATGTTAATATAGATAAAAGCGTGTTGGCaaacacttaaaattattgCCTACTTTGATCGCGTCGCTGAACACGTCGGGAACTTAACATAATGTGACATAATATCGACATAAGagtacatatttaaaactacattaGACTACCTTTACGACAAATTAAGAATATTTGCTGGTATCGTATTACATTATTGTATATAGATTTTAGTAATAGCTGATCGACTCATTTcgctccaacatagttggaagaaagactaggctgatgatgataatgTAATGGCTTGTGTTTCATCATCAGATAAGTTCGTTGAGTGTAGAAAGAATTTGTCGGTTTTAAAGGATTATCCACAATTCATACAAATACTATGTTAGTTTAGTTGTGTGTAAGGAAGGTATGCTTACTACATGATAAAATACATACGTGCAGGACAGGGGTTGGATACCTTTGATTCCTGACCGACAGGGCAGGAAGACTTTAAGTAGTTACCTAGTGAGGTGACGAAATAAGCATAGCTCATTTAATTTGGATGACTTCTGCAACATGTGCATACATTATCACGCCATTGATATAATGATAACACAcgttactaacaaaatattcggtactaacaaaaaaaagaaatatattttgtacgtgTTATTGAAAATTCAAGGGAAATTTCCAGAGGGCAACAAATTAACAAAGAAGTACTCTGTATCTCTCCACAAAGCTATTCGGGTTCATTAGCCACGCGGAGTGAGCCGGTCTTTGGAAAATCCTCGCTTTGATGCCCAATCAAATGTTATTGAAAGAGGATTATTAACACGTGTTGAAGATAAACGttgcttttataatttttttaagcagTGATTGGCTGTTTTGCGGTATTGAGTTGATGTTCAAAGTGCGGAAGTTTTCCCATTTTCATGATATCAGTCCAATGGACCCCCGTAATATACCTACTGATTTAATGATTTCCCGACGATGGGTTTTAAATTGTGTTCCTTATACTCTGCCTTTAAAAGTTTTGTTAGATTTgaatacataacataattttaataataattatttattaaatatttttcatcagacataactattataatattcaagaATGTCGCgctagcaattttttttaaataaatagtacttaaTTCAGCTAAGattatttttcaagtttttaacTTCAGGTTACAAGCACAAATTAGTCCGGAAATGAGCAAATACTTCACAAGTATTTATACATCGtgaatgtatatatgtattaatGACTAAAACGGTGtcaaaattaacataacaaaatGATATATTCTTAAAGACACATAGATTATCTAGTTATTGATAAGTTAGAGCTGTCATggttaaatctaaattaaaatatgaatatcaaattgaaaagatattctaatatatatttattattaaaattagcaATAAATATGGTATTATACTGACAACTTCAATAGCACCTTCATGCATTAACCTTTCCTTCTATGTATAGTATACTTTAAAACGTCATAAGGACGAATACTacgaatatatttattagattttaaaggAGTATTGtcgtataatattgtataaggCGCAATAGTAATTCAAAGgtttatttaactatattacTCACTATTTATTCATCCCCCATATTTCATGTTCCTAAGTTGTAACGATTTATgctttaatgtttaaaatattcgcTCTTCCCGACATTTTACGATCAAATTCTGCATGTTATATATTAATAGGTACAATAGTTTTTTCGTCTTAGTTTATTAGCATCAGAATACAGTACACACATAAACTACCACAAGTTTCGAAGCATATAAACCTGCGGCTTTTAAAATTACACAGAATAGCCACCCTCATTGTTTAACTGATTAAAAATCATATATTCCATATAAAATTctacaaacacatttttaatctaTCATATTCGTATAACATCCAATAATTCTTCTTCTCTCGTACAATATGCATGTCAAATCGAGCAATATCCCCGAAGAATGCGAGTTTATCTCACGTATTCACGCGTACACATCGTTGCAACGTTACTGCTCcgtttatatgaaatattaactCATAATTTATGTGATGCACAGACACGTCGGATTAAATTGTTATGCATTAAccttttaaacttatttatagatGCAGGACAGTTTAACCTGATATTAAATTCGTATTTTCCTGGAAAACGGGTCACGAAGCCTTTCGAACACAGATAAATCATGACAATCTTTGAATTATTGCTAATCTAGACTCCAATGAATTGAGGTAAGTCCACAGATGCTTGTCAGGAAATTCctattaagttattaattaactacTGGATCTGGGATTCTTGACTATCTGGattaaatagaaattataaaaaggaCTACACAGAAATCAAACGCTTCAACAGTCTTATTTCCTTAACAGATGCCAATCGTACTTAGAGGGAAGACTTGAATCCAAACTAGAAACATTCCTAGAACTATTCTCTACTTTCAGACCACCCATTTCTAAGAACCAAACACCTGTTCATAATCTCCACCTACACTGCAACATTTCCTCAACGATGTTGCAATTGAGCTCATCATTTATACGTAGAACTTTAAGGTCATGAGCTATTGTTTCACAATCAAACATCTCACACCTACAACCAGATTCCTGCATACGATCATAAAAGATTCACTAGTTCTATAGACTTAAGACCTTTCGCTATTGATTACCTTGTACCTATAAGAGATTATGTTCTGCGATGTTTGATAAGATTATTAAGCTAATGTCTTATTGTTAAGCCTACTAAAGCTTAAGTTATCTTGGCATCTTCTATGGAGGTTAAGTAATATCAAAGAATTCGTTATAGAAGTCTACATTGATGTATCATGCTGTGCACGTTGACCTCATgtacaataaacaattaattgtcCTGTACAAACTATAAAGTCCATTAATATTGGAAGGCCTACTAGACCCAGATATTTGTCAGGAAAATATGCAGCAGAACGACATTAAACGGGATTGGTTTGCGTCAAATAGTAGATGTAAAATTGACAACTAGactatattaaaactattaaagtgACTACTGAGTTTAATAAAGAAAAGTGCTAACACCATTTCAATTTCTATCGCCCTTCGTTCCAAATTCTGCTAGCACCGGCATTAATCGATAAACCAATAGCCCGATATGCAGCACTTTTCTAATAATTTTCGAAGAAGGCGAGATAATAAAATGGCCGTGTAATTTCATGTATCGCAATACGTACATTAGTGAGACAGGTGCAAACGTAGCTGTTTCGTGCACCTATTCTGAAAATCCTTAGCAATTTAATTGTAGGTGAAATAAtcggaaatatattttatttcacttttttgtttttttatcttacCCTTCTAAACCGATcagatataatttgttaatgttaCACATTATATCTTGGGGACAATCCTGCTCGTAAGTcgtttgtctttttaaataatgtttctgttacttgttttaaatacatataacacttcgttaataatatacttaataagcAATTTTGGTCCTAATAAACTCCTCGTAAAATTGTTCTGCATATCAAAATACATTGAATGATGTATTACCAAACATCTTTGGGCAAAGCCGCCTAATGTTGATGAGTGAATCCATATTCATAGAATCGTACAAATTACCCAACCTTGTTAGAAATCCCGTCTGTTCTCATCCAACATTGTTATTACAAGATAAGCTGAATTGTAATACTCGGTATTTACACCTCCGTCTGCTATTAACTGCGAACGTATCCCAATTTTATTAGTTATCTTCTCATATCGTACGTATAATGCGTACATTAGAACCCCACCTAGCGATCGTGAAAGGTCAAACACCACATTTACTTAAGCAATCATCCACTCAACTGCCAAATGATCCGATAACTGTTTAACTGAATGGATCTCTAAGAAACAGTGAGTAACAATAGTTTGCATATTCGCAGTAAAACATCAAATTTATTATGCTAAGTTGTTCTAGCATTTTAAGATACCTAATCCTGTGTGCAGATGTAGTATGCTAAATTTCTCGGAATGTTCGTGTGATTcgctaataattatttttgttttggatgTCGGTGGTCTGTATGGCGACAATGAATTAACTGTAATTTGCTTGACATCTCCTTCTCtctcttttctttttttgcaGAGGCTTTGATTACTATCCGACTGTCTAGACATAAACCTCGTGTGTCCTATGCAACTCGAACGTTTTAGAATATAATGACATTCCAATCTAATTTTTCTGTACTTAAGTCAGGTATTTAGGAGTAGCACGTTTTAGACAACTATTGGCGAAAGAGCAATGTTTGTACCTGTGTCTCAAGATTAAAGTACAAACTACGAAAAGTAAGGTTTATTCCCGCGAAATCAGGACGGGGAGCAAATCGGGATGATATTGTACAAAGATCAGTGTCACCGTCACATTGTGTCGTTGTTTCCTCAATACGGTTCCACTTACAGAGTTTTGAACGGCCCACTCGAGTCCGCAGCCGGCCGAGTCACTTCCGAGTACAATTATTTAGAGGACGGATAATGATGGAGCACCCTCGTCCTTGGAACTGATCATGATAAGAGTTGGTCCATTGATTGGAAGtaaaacacagttttgcaaagtCGTAAGATTCATTGAACAAAGTTTACATAAATGTAGTTTCAACATGCAATTCGAAGATGCGTTTTGCCCTTATTCCATATTTCTGATAAACAATTTTCTGACGCCTATGAAAAACTAATAGCAATATGTAATTTTAGTTACACCTCCCGAAGTTATAAAACGTTACGTAAATCGTGCACTAAGAGCATTTATGGAAATGGATAAAATGTTTTCCATCTGCagtattattcaataataaaattcaatgtaAATTCCAATAAACCCGAGCTTTAAGTAACAGCGATAGTAAATCTGTAAATAGTTATgcagctcacagaatagggctTCAGTTGCATATTTTAATGTGCAGCCGAATGCGACGAAGCGCGAAATGGAAATCTTTCTGGATCGTAACTGCCTGCCTTAACTGCAGCGCAATATCGGAATACtgttttggaaaaaatatgcTATCAAGGATATTGCCAAGCACTTTCTGAAATACTTTACaggaatttttaaattaattttcgttGAACCGGACACGTGATTAAGTTGTTGCTGAGTGTGAGTTTTTTGATGTCAGCTGTACTTTTATGAAAACGCTGAATTTGTCAGTTTcctttattagtttaattttagaaGTATAATTTTGTAGTGACGCAAAACGTGTCtactttttgtgttataatgtatatgtatgtatatatgtatgtgaacCAATGTACactatcacgtctttttccaaTGGGATAGACTGTGTCAAAaagtacattaaataataaaaatgtgagtGCCTATCATTTATATTCCCCTAAAGAAACTAGGGCATAGTTACGGAATAAAGCTAGAATTGCAATGCTTTATAACCACGAACTTCAAATAACTACAAAGAAGACACAGATACAAAGTCTTTGAACCGAAATTAACTATTTATAGTCGAGCCGTGACTACGATATTATAGCAAAGTGCATTTTGTTAGTACTAGTAATAACAGTTATCGATTTTATAGAAGCAATGCACGTTGCAACAATTAATGCTCCAGACGTTGTATTATTTGATCAAACACCGCCAGTTGGCTGAGAATACGATACAAATACTAATGTTAATCGATTTTCCTGTAGAAAATCGTATATTGCAGGTTTTAACCAAAGTTAGGTCTAAAAACTTAAACTTGAAactctcaaaatatttttgcttcaaTCCAGGTAGTAATACAAAAAAACGTAACATTACTTTCGATGaggaaaaaaagtatttcactCAGTTTTAAAATCTAGTATAGCGTTAAAACGTGTTATTCTACTTCAATTCAGTTATGTGATCAAGGGAAATTTAAGGAAATTTAATGGTTGTAATAAAGCGCCTTCACATCGcaactattttttattgataccacgtattacaatacatataaaattatacatctcacgtttataaatatttggcTAAAGAGTAAGTTTGCTTAAAGACTATAccaggtacctacatatataataaCAGCATTACCACAATACGTTAATTGTAACTCGGAACATAAACGTCACCCTAACTATCCCTCGCACACCCTCGGTAATTTCCACCCTCCTCACTTACAATTAGGACACTCTTATCATAAATACACTGTTAGTCAGTTGCTAAAGAGAGttgtaatattgattatttacgTTCTCGGAGTACCAATTTTAGAAACTGTCGGACCTATACGCTCCCTACTACTTTGGTACAGGCCTATCTATTTGTGCCGTGTATTTaactaactttataaaaatatatgaaattaatccatgcaaaatttcattaaagtgGGTTCAAGGTTTTAGTCGCGAAAGCGTAAAAGACTTGCATTAaacataaagtatatttttgtcgcattagatttttattcttgATGACAATATTCCTGAATCAGattaacagaaaaatatagtGGACAGGTAGTGCCACCTATGATAATCAGTAAAAACTACAACAGGTTCAGTTGAATTTAGCTGCGAACTTTTTAAGCTCACAGCGACCACTGAACGACACGACCATACTTTTTAACTTATGAACCACTTCATAACACCTTtcatctataataaataaatataataaaaccttCCATGATAAGAAAATTTTCATCCAGGAACTTTACCTACATATCCATTTCTGTGTTCTCTGCAGTCGGaactaacgagtatcgagaatttaacatttaaaagttactaaacaaTTAGTTCCTGCGGCATCCGTTAGAGGTGCCGAtgtgattttcatacaaatttctcgatagctaacccGTGGTCGATAGTCAATACTAGTAAATATAGAACTGTAGTTACACAACAGGTAAGAATACCAACAAAGTACTATTTGAAGACACGTATTACTCAATGCAAGATCACGTCTAGTCGGTCACTCAACTGATTGACTGACGTAACAGAAGACTCGAGAAAGGATATGATTCATTGTTCATCTTCGTTCACAAACAGAACTGTTGTTTCTTCCTTGCATCTAGTACAGACTAGATACAAGAAGTAGATCGAGTAAAATGGTTATTCGGCCTTGGTGATTAGAAATAGACGTCAGATTTAGAgtagttatttatgtaattgaaaGGATATTTATTCGGAGTTTTTACTTCTCGTCTACTGGCCACTGCTAATAGTTATCTTGTGTTTGTGGTAGTTGTACTAGCCAGAATTGTGTGTggtgtgttttaaaaaaaaaatagagaagGTTCAGTCCGACAGTGGGATGACAATTTTTACGTAACAGTATCTAACAGTGTAATACGGTAAGTTGTTTGCATTTGCACACTGTATACAAATTAACTATCTTTAAAATATGATCCGTGAAAGTTCTGTTTGGTTTATTTGGGTAAAACTGCAGCtaatataaacaaatgtaaaaaactaaataaaaagtatatcatAACggatataaaaacattttgcaaTCCCATCAACTGCGAGATAACATAAACATAGGCgccattaatattaaattctcgGTAAACGCCATCAACGTCGAACTGACGGGAAAAGCCGCGGGCCAAAgatagtaaacaaataactgcCAGTTACCATGTAAcccaattttatttcaaacaaccgatatttattatcattatccATCACCAAAGTGCATTCAGATCGTTGTAAACCATAAGCGGAGTGTTTCTATAATTAGATATATCAATTCTGTGCCGCTAGTGAAAAACggtataagtccgattttgtcgaaaatgagtTAAGTATACAAACATGCTCTTTCGATTGGTGAAAACGgatattgtttatctttaaaaataagaaagcaATGTGCAAAACGATTAACatacactaaaaatattgcaaaagtgGGATATGATTGCACTGaaattttttaacttattttcgACAAATTCGGCCTTATACCCTTTCTCACTAGAGGCATAGAATTTGTGATCATAATGTTCAGAAAGATCGCATCAATCTTTCATTTGGTTACTATATTTCTGCTTCCGTGTACAGTTAGAGGGAGAACACACAAGACCGTTTCCACTTGCCGTTCATTGAATTATTGAGACGAGCGTCGAAATTGGACGCGCGTGTCCACGTACCGTGTACTTGAAATGTACTTGCAGAAGTGAAAAAGGTGACTTGGAGTGATGAAATCTTTTACGTAAATATAACGTACAAAAAATGCTAAATCCCAAAAGATACACAAGAGGTAACATTTATTATCTAAGTTCATTATTGGGTAGCAAACAATGAGTAATGAAATAACAATCACATGATAACAAAAATGACAATGGCTTGCTGTAAACATGTTACGCGCGGAGCTTAATCTGATGTGACACTAAGTTAACAAAAATGGTACAATCATTTTAATATGTTCTCCttaacaaaaagtattaaataggTTGCAAAGTGACTTCTAGCCATACGTAAAGTTTATCCTTTAtcacaatattaataacaactGAATCAATAAAGTTGTTTTAGAtaaaagttattgaatatcatACGTTATCTCTGAATGTGCATACACTCCAActgaaattaattgaaaagatTTATATTTCGGGAACTATATAGAATGcaataaatgaataaagatAACATCAGTCAATAGAAAGACATGATACgtgttttaagtaaaagttGTAGATAGTACGGTAATGTTGAAGTGTGAGTGAGTGTGTAGTTGTTGACGAGCGTGTGGCTACAGTAGCGAGTACAGGCAAGCCCGACCCTGACGACCCGGCCGCCGCCCGCACATGCGCACTCCTCACTACCCACTACACAAATCACAATATGACGCCGGCGGACAACACGACGTCACTAAAATCtctcaaaataaacattgtGAACCCTCAAAAGTGAAAATTAATAAACCATTTATTATATCGGTACATTGTTTTACAATATCGTGCGGTACGCGAATAGACACACACGCACGCGCGGTTCTATGTCAAAACAAACCAGTGTTTTTGCGATATAAACATGGGCGAACGTAAGATCTTGCTTTTTATTCTCTCCGTGATCGTTTATTGTGTATACAGTGTGCACATGTGGTTTATGAAACAGAATGTACAAGCTAATGTTGTGGAGCCCGAAAAGAATGAGCCTGTGGTAATACCAGACATTGATCCAAAAAATGAAACGACGTCAATAAGTCGCGTTGTAAAAACAAAAGCCATTCCCTTGTTTATGAAAAACGCGTGCAGCGTTTTAGAAGTGTTTACTGTTAAGCcggaaataaaatgtaaaaataaaatggaagGATTGAGTACCGATAATAACACAGTCACCGTTATAGGCATCACTGTGTTTCTCATGATACTTTTGATACACGCTATACTGGAAGCGATCAAAGTGAAGGAAGATGAAAGGGCTAGAAGGAAGCTGAACCCTGATGGAGAGAGGAGGCAGTCATTAGCAGAGTTCGCTAATAAGAAACCGTTCGTGCGTCGAGAGTCGAACAAGTTTAGTCAGCAACTGTTTCAGATTGCTGAATCGTTTGTGTGTTCAAGTCCAAAGGAAGAGCCAAAGAATCGTCGTCAGGTGAGACAATATACAAGGGGAGAATCTATTAACTCGTACTTGAGCGAGACGCGCACCAAACCTCAGGAGGGGTCGGCACCGGCATCAGTTAGCGAGATCACTACGGCTGAACGGAGACTCGTCAAAAGACAATCTGTAGCCAGACTCTTCGGTATGCACTCTATTTATAATTCTTATTCTATTCTCGTATTAACGTACAAAGTCGATGATATAATTTATGAGTTCATTTCAAATCTGCTCTTTTATTGATCGAAATTTTAATGTTACGAGTAAAAATTGTGaatgtaaatgtttataattttaatgttttttaatgttcTATCTCTCCTAtcactgttttttattttctgtttcatAACAAGGTCTGTCTGACGACTGAAAAAGATTTTCAGGTAATTGGTGTTAATCACGCTCGTAGTTTAGAGATGAACTAACACTTTTTTCAGTAGTTTCTTGAGTATTCTTGACACTAAGTAGTTTGGTAATCACTTAAATTGTTATATGCAACACCTGAACGTGACGGCACTTCTTACCCTAATGCAGTTCTTTACAAttcaataagttttatattgtgCATGTAAACAGATAGTATCTCTTTAATGCCCTTTGTGTACACTCGTATACACTCAAATCCGTCAATACCCCACACAGTAGGCAACT
This genomic stretch from Anticarsia gemmatalis isolate Benzon Research Colony breed Stoneville strain chromosome 13, ilAntGemm2 primary, whole genome shotgun sequence harbors:
- the LOC142977925 gene encoding uncharacterized protein LOC142977925 isoform X2, which translates into the protein MGERKILLFILSVIVYCVYSVHMWFMKQNVQANVVEPEKNEPVVIPDIDPKNETTSISRVVKTKAIPLFMKNACSVLEVFTVKPEIKCKNKMEGLSTDNNTVTVIGITVFLMILLIHAILEAIKVKEDERARRKLNPDGERRQSLAEFANKKPFVRRESNKFSQQLFQIAESFVCSSPKEEPKNRRQVRQYTRGESINSYLSETRTKPQEGSAPASVSEITTAERRLVKRQSVARLFGLSDD
- the LOC142977925 gene encoding uncharacterized protein LOC142977925 isoform X1 — its product is MGERKILLFILSVIVYCVYSVHMWFMKQNVQANVVEPEKNEPVVIPDIDPKNETTSISRVVKTKAIPLFMKNACSVLEVFTVKPEIKCKNKMEGLSTDNNTVTVIGITVFLMILLIHAILEAIKVKEDERARRKLNPDGERRQSLAEFANKKPFVRRESNKFSQQLFQIAESFVCSSPKEEPKNRRQVRQYTRGESINSYLSETRTKPQEGSAPASVSEITTAERRLVKRQSVARLFGARPVPMVRRSSYPALPLNPDIQALMLGSRQQSVDSDDEGDGRGRRVRIIRRF